CGCCTTGCTCGCGGGACTTTCCGGGGCTGATGGGAAACGGGTGGCGTTAGCGTTGCGCGACGTGGAACAATTCCACTGGGCCGAACTCACCGATTTGACTGGGTACTCGGATGGTGGTGGGCCTTCTCCTTGGGGGGGCTTTGGCCAAGACCGGTGGGGGATCTAAAACCCGTacaaagttgttatatggcgtacaccaagggtgtcagactcgggttggttcgcaggccgcgttaatgtgaactcgatttcatgtgggccggaccattttagatataatatttagattttttttataaattgattgaaagaactggattaaaagccctgaatattcctttttttatagatctaaaacaatgtttattttagctttttttaaatatatttttagattttacaaaatgatttttgaactaaaaacagaaaaaaatgattaaaaaattaaaatttttggtttaaaagggggaaaaatcaagaaatgtaatatacatctatactcttcattttattatgatcctaaaacagaaagtcggcactcatgatttactttctcgggccacacaaaatgatacagcaggccacatttggcccccgggccgccactttcacacgtggcggacacaatttgaaatgataataaaaagtataaaatatggggaaaaagatgacaggtatgcaaatttGAGTGAACTCACTTGGTTCAGGTCTGGCGTTTTCTTTGAAAATTCCAGTTGAGTTGTGGTTGTTGGCGTTCAGGTTCGCCTTCAGCGGTTCCTTGGCGGGCTTGGCCGGCGGTCTCGGCGGCAAGGGAGGTTCCTCCAGGGTGCTGTCGCCCCTGGTCAATACCGGTCGCGACCGGTGAGGGGGTCCGCCCTTTGAGAGCAGGCTCTCCAATTCGTCTCGTAACGGTTTGGAGGCGGGTTTTGGAGGGGTCCGAGGGGGGAAAGTTGGCGTGGGGTCTTGGCTCCACGCATTTTGACCGTCCGGAAATGACGCCGCGGTCGGCAAGGGTTTCGGGGGTTTTCTGGGGAAGGGATGCGGTTTGATCCGGTCCTCGGAGACTGTCTGACTGTCAAAGGACTGGATTTTAGCGTAGATGTTTGGCTGAGCGTTGCTGGCGGACATCTCGCCCGAAAATGCCCGATCACCGCTGGGATTGAAGACCCCCAGCGGCTCCTTCGGGTAGTCCTCGGAGGAGCCGTTCATAGAGACATCGTCGTCCTCAAATCGGATCAAAGACTCCACGTTGTCCCGCCTCGGTTTTCTGGATTTTGTACGCGGAAGCGGGATGGGCCTGGTTTCGGAGGCCCAAACGGAAACGGAGGGCGGATGAGGGGTTTCGTCCGTCGCCGACTCGGTGCGCTCGAGTCCCGGGTCGATTTCAGACAGACGCTCAGGTATGGGTGCGGATCTTCTCGGTGGTTTTTGCGGTTTTTGACCTGTAGGAGAATACACTCAGATAGCAGGCGGCAAAAAAAGGTTGTCGGCGCGACGGCAAAGAGCGCTACCGGCGGATTTTTCCTTGATGGGGTCGGCGCTGGACTCGGATCGTCGGGGCGCCGCGGTGGGGCGGACGATGCGGCCTTCTAGGGTCTTTTCTTGAATCACTTGGTCATAGGACGGTGGGGGCTGAATCATGAAAAACAAAGACTTTAGCAAGGctaatacctctacttacaaattcctCTATGTACGaatgtttcaggttacaatttttttaatatgcaaatgagtgactcgagatacgaaaaaaatccaaaatacgAAATCACCcacaaagtaaatgcatttcctgttattttattttgaaatccccttattaagcaattaacaATTGAAGAGAAATTGTTGGCGTCCAATGGATTTAAACTGAGAAGGCATGGCGGCCATTGCAAGATTTGACAGATTATTGTAATCTGGCAACGAGATCTTTAAAGAATTGACTTTGTTTTGCCTGCTGTGTCATTATTTACAGCAAACCTTGATGCTTGCGGAGCAACTACATGAAGTTGAGGAAGGAAAGACCAGGGGGGGCGGGGAGAACCAGTTTTTGTTCTCATCCAAAGTGTCCgggctggaaaaaaacaaacaaacaaacaaacaatacatGTCAGAATCACTCCAAAGGCCAAAATCTATGAATCATAAACAACTAGCATATAAAGACTGGTgttaaatgaaatgttttttgaacttcCTTTACTGTTTTTGTGATGTCACACAAAGTTAGAAGCCACgttattgaacatttttaatgtaCAAGAGGGTCGTCAGAAAATATTAAAGTCAGAGTTTGGGAAAACGTACCTACAAAGCACTGCTTTTCTTCTGTCAAGATGATCTGCAAAGATGAACAATTATCAGAAATACATATTGGCTCGAACCAATAGCTAGCTGCTAGCCATCCAATCAAAAATCAGGAATGCAATTGAACGTGAACAATTCCTTTGCAAGGAAATGACTCGAATGATGAGACAACAGAAAacttgacacaaaatggctgcctaCCGTCTCCAGTTCACATTTGCCATGTCCAAATTTCAACCTCAACCTCCCCCAATTTCTTATCTCTTAATCAGATGACAGTGATGATCCATATTTTGTTGACTGAAATCTGAAACCCAAAGTGGAGTCAACTCattctctgccattgacagacaggagacaaacgtccaatccttttggactGGGACTGAACGATCtccccctcccagttcaaatgcacCAGCAAAAGACAAAGACTTCCTCAATACCACCATACACAGCACTTCCTGGTTTACAGGGACGGACCCCAACtgagtgccccccccccccatctttCCTGGTCAGGTGCGCTTACCTGCCGAGGAGCTCCGGGCGGGAAAATTCCCATTTGAGTCCTCTTTGAAAGACGACCCGCAAATACGGAGTGTTTTTATGACAGCCTATGTGACAAAAACAaggattcacacacacacacatccacagtCATCACGTTGGACCAATCGGGACGGTTGGAATGCGACCCGACGGGTGGCGGAGTCAAAACGTTGAAGTGGAAAAGACTCATCGTCATTAAACGAGGAAGCAAAAGTTTAAATGACCGTTTTAGAATGAGAATATTTCACtttctagaacaggggtgtcagactcgggttggttcgctcgcggcccgctttaacgtcaatttgatttcatgtgggccggaccattttagatataatgtttagattttttttaaatagatggattaaaagaactggattaaaagccctgaatattccgtttttttaaagatctaaagcaatgtttatttgagctttttttaaatatatttttagattttacaaaatgatttttgaactaaaaacatagaaaaaatgatttaaaaaatgacaattattgatttaaaagggggaaaatcaggaaatgtaatatacatctatgtactcttcattttaatttgatcctaaaacagaaagtcggcactcatgattaactttcccgggccacacaaaatgatccggcgggccagatttggcccccgggccgccactttgacacgtgttctagaaggacaaaaataaacagtccaaaatgaacacaacGTTAGACTAGaacaacacaaataaaaataatggagAACTTTGCAAcccaaaaatggcttttttgacCACAATTGATGAGCAAATGTTACAACTTAGTTTTGAAATGCATAGCGAAATGAGCTATTCTGATCTCATAATGACGATAAACCATATTGAATGGCATGGCAATGTTTTTGTGAAAGTGAACGCTGACGCACGAAAAGTGCTGATCTCAACAGAATAGGCCAAAAGCCCCCCAACGCCCCCCCGGACCACTCACAGCTGCGGGTTTGCCAGTCCGACACATGCTGACATTGTATATCGCGACATGTTTTGGCACTCAACAGCTGCACAACAAGCCATCTGCCCAATTTTTTTGGATCTCCCTTCTGCCATCAATTTATCGCTAATGGACGCCCAATCCACGTGAAATGGGAGGCCGGCAGCCAACGAATGTTTCTTCATTTGCATCATCGGGAAAAATTGACGAGAGCGTAGTAAGTAAAGAGTATTACGGTACAGTTTCGGCATTAGGTGTTCATGCTGCAATCCAATTCTTTGTGGTAATCCTTCTGTTGTGTACATCTTGGCCACCGGGTGGCAGTGTTGCATAGAGTTGTTTAGAATACTACTTGAAGATTTGTAATTAAGGTTGAAATAGAAAAAGTGAGATGACtactttttgattttatttgtaatGAAGGCTGAAATAGAATCTACCTGTTGATTGGCTGATGACATCAACTTGGTCCACTTTGTCTTCTTTTGGCTTCACGTCGGCCATCTTCAGTGAaagcaaaaagacaaaacaaagaagAGAGCATCAAGAGTTGCTCATGTGAtgtgaaaatgatgcggcggtccTGACGACTGGAGCGATTGAGGGGTTTGGATGGGTGGGATAACATGGATAGACAgacagaccccccccccccagccccctGGTGCAAACCCCCTAATGCCAGATTTGACCTGTATAGCTCTGCCTTTGTTTCATTTGTTGTACACAAACGCTATAATAAACttttgttttcacaaaaaaatattttatttggagaTTCTTTGTGTTATAGttacattgaatttttttcacttattttaggtccaaaataatagaaacacttcaaaaattaattcaatttcaGGTATTTTTTCATATCTGTCAATGGAACTCGCATGTACGTATAGACTTTTTAACATT
The Stigmatopora argus isolate UIUO_Sarg chromosome 7, RoL_Sarg_1.0, whole genome shotgun sequence DNA segment above includes these coding regions:
- the sh3d19 gene encoding SH3 domain-containing protein 19 isoform X3, giving the protein MADVKPKEDKVDQVDVISQSTDHLDRRKAVLCSPDTLDENKNWFSPPPLVFPSSTSCSCSASIKPPPSYDQVIQEKTLEGRIVRPTAAPRRSESSADPIKEKSAGQKPQKPPRRSAPIPERLSEIDPGLERTESATDETPHPPSVSVWASETRPIPLPRTKSRKPRRDNVESLIRFEDDDVSMNGSSEDYPKEPLGVFNPSGDRAFSGEMSASNAQPNIYAKIQSFDSQTVSEDRIKPHPFPRKPPKPLPTAASFPDGQNAWSQDPTPTFPPRTPPKPASKPLRDELESLLSKGGPPHRSRPVLTRGDSTLEEPPLPPRPPAKPAKEPLKANLNANNHNSTGIFKENARPEPNPPPVLAKAPPRRRPTTIRVPSQIAPESPASKAPPPLPARKPVGSVDAARAGKQKPLPSLPAEAEPGYRPLPLPPNRQKDTAPTKVGPGRPPPPKATKGFVLPPRPLPGHQLYDKYAVRVPHGSAATDLNRNETGEVDFQAQSPASQREHGLTVQAMHDFTPEGPGELGLKSGDVVTAVERVDAEWYRGTCRGSAGYFPVNFVKVIPGLPKTVPQKKPKPPPSKVRASLDLDDQVSGWAMGDAGRSFPDNLPSNHPKSRTLPNRVTLPCSTCEFEVSDTKGRAMYDFNSKRDEELSFQVGDIITDLESLDDEWFLGDLRGKRALVPKNYIQIL
- the sh3d19 gene encoding SH3 domain-containing protein 19 isoform X2, with product MADVKPKEDKVDQVDVISQSTDHLDRRKAVLCSPDTLDENKNWFSPPPLVFPSSTSCSCSASIKPPPSYDQVIQEKTLEGRIVRPTAAPRRSESSADPIKEKSAGQKPQKPPRRSAPIPERLSEIDPGLERTESATDETPHPPSVSVWASETRPIPLPRTKSRKPRRDNVESLIRFEDDDVSMNGSSEDYPKEPLGVFNPSGDRAFSGEMSASNAQPNIYAKIQSFDSQTVSEDRIKPHPFPRKPPKPLPTAASFPDGQNAWSQDPTPTFPPRTPPKPASKPLRDELESLLSKGGPPHRSRPVLTRGDSTLEEPPLPPRPPAKPAKEPLKANLNANNHNSTGIFKENARPEPNPPPVLAKAPPRRRPTTIRVPSQIAPESPASKAPPPLPARKPVGSVDAARAGKQKPLPSLPAEAEPGYRPLPLPPNRQKDTAPTKVGPGRPPPPKATKGFVLPPRPLPGHQLYDKYAVPHGSAATDLNRNETGEVDFQAQSPASQREHGLTVQAMHDFTPEGPGELGLKSGDVVTAVERVDAEWYRGTCRGSAGYFPVNFVKVIPGLPKTVPQKKPKPPPSKVSGLQSRASLDLDDQVSGWAMGDAGRSFPDNLPSNHPKSRTLPNRVTLPCSTCEFEVSDTKGRAMYDFNSKRDEELSFQVGDIITDLESLDDEWFLGDLRGKRALVPKNYIQIL
- the sh3d19 gene encoding SH3 domain-containing protein 19 isoform X1; this encodes MADVKPKEDKVDQVDVISQSTDHLDRRKAVLCSPDTLDENKNWFSPPPLVFPSSTSCSCSASIKPPPSYDQVIQEKTLEGRIVRPTAAPRRSESSADPIKEKSAGQKPQKPPRRSAPIPERLSEIDPGLERTESATDETPHPPSVSVWASETRPIPLPRTKSRKPRRDNVESLIRFEDDDVSMNGSSEDYPKEPLGVFNPSGDRAFSGEMSASNAQPNIYAKIQSFDSQTVSEDRIKPHPFPRKPPKPLPTAASFPDGQNAWSQDPTPTFPPRTPPKPASKPLRDELESLLSKGGPPHRSRPVLTRGDSTLEEPPLPPRPPAKPAKEPLKANLNANNHNSTGIFKENARPEPNPPPVLAKAPPRRRPTTIRVPSQIAPESPASKAPPPLPARKPVGSVDAARAGKQKPLPSLPAEAEPGYRPLPLPPNRQKDTAPTKVGPGRPPPPKATKGFVLPPRPLPGHQLYDKYAVRVPHGSAATDLNRNETGEVDFQAQSPASQREHGLTVQAMHDFTPEGPGELGLKSGDVVTAVERVDAEWYRGTCRGSAGYFPVNFVKVIPGLPKTVPQKKPKPPPSKVSGLQSRASLDLDDQVSGWAMGDAGRSFPDNLPSNHPKSRTLPNRVTLPCSTCEFEVSDTKGRAMYDFNSKRDEELSFQVGDIITDLESLDDEWFLGDLRGKRALVPKNYIQIL